The following coding sequences are from one Mugil cephalus isolate CIBA_MC_2020 chromosome 9, CIBA_Mcephalus_1.1, whole genome shotgun sequence window:
- the pgr gene encoding progesterone receptor: MENKINGKMSTISTPISDSTNTRASDLVEAGYSRSNTKLSNDARSLTCMSSARNFGNAGAQIHSLSTSGDGTVFKDCNILDASLAGKPFYDRNNDFLKCDSVSWENFVKVQRMNVAATESLPGADLSLSTSTGACKFIKDESEPSVIMDNPCPNFDSSSEMSALDTCCDADRKTQLQIGDGESTSFTPVVPRPGLEGSPNFLIDLNQSEQLGNPARTDSRCGLSGKAVINFDSNAQANTQLAMYKAEVPRWQMQTSPAEPQYWCQSVGVTEDPFTSSGFDGIQNQTLSQRNSSPFSAFPGMPPQRVCVICGDEASGCHYGVLTCGSCKVFFKRAVEGHHSYLCAGRNDCIVDKIRRKNCPACRLRKCYQAGMMLGGRKLKRFGALKALGLAPSLMFQSHLSMSNDNQALTTMSCISGIHEMQLSQQILSILENIEPDIVFSGYDSTQADVPHLLLNSLNRLCEKQLLWIVKWSKSLPGFRNLHITDQMTLIQYSWMNLMVFSLGWRSFQNVTSEFLYFAPDLILSQEQMRRSPIYDLCLAIQFIPQEFANLQVTREEFLCMKAIILLNTVPLEGLKSQAAFEEMRQSYIRELTKAIHMREKGMVASSQRFYHLTKLMDAIHDIVKKVNLYCLTTFIQAETMKVEFPEMMSEVIASQLPKVLAGMVRPLLFHTK, encoded by the exons atggaaaataaaataaacggaAAGATGAGCACCATCAGCACTCCTATTTCCGATTCTACCAACACGAGAGCGAGTGACCTGGTTGAAGCTGGTTACAGTAGATCTAATACTAAATTATCTAACGATGCGCGGTCTCTGACTTGCATGTCCTCTGCGCGTAACTTTGGAAACGCTGGCGCACAGATCCACAGTCTCAGTACAAGCGGCGACGGCACCGTTTTTAAAGACTGCAACATTCTCGATGCTTCACTTGCTGGAAAACCTTTTTATGATCGGAACAATGACTTTCTGAAGTGTGACAGTGTTTCTTGGGAGAATTTTGTTAAAGTTCAGAGGATGAATGTGGCCGCTACCGAAAGTTTGCCAGGCGCAGACTTAAGCCTGTCCACGAGCACCGGAGCGTGCAAGTTCATCAAAGATGAGAGTGAGCCTTCTGTGATTATGGACAACCcttgtccaaactttgattcaTCATCTGAGATGTCTGCTCTTGACACCTGCTGTGACGCCGACAGGAAGACGCAGCTGCAAATTGGCGACGGTGAATCGACAAGCTTTACGCCAGTGGTTCCTCGACCAGGGCTGGAGGGCTCTCCAAACTTTTTGATCGACCTGAACCAGTCAGAGCAGCTAGGGAACCCGGCGAGGACTGACTCCAGATGCGGTTTATCCGGGAAGGCTGTCATCAACTTTGATTCCAACGCACAGGCAAATACGCAACTAGCGATGTACAAAGCCGAGGTTCCCCGATGGCAGATGCAAACGTCTCCGGCTGAACCCCAGTACTGGTGCCAATCAGTGGGGGTGACCGAGGACCCGTTCACATCCAGCGGGTTTGATGGGATCCAGAACCAGACCCTGTCACAGAGGAACTCATCACCTTTCTCTGCATTCCCCGG TATGCCAcctcagagagtgtgtgtgatctgtggggATGAAGCATCCGGCTGCCACTACGGAGTCTTAACCTGTGGAAGCTGTAAAGTCTTTTTTAAAAGAGCGGTTGAAG GCCATCACAGCTATCTCTGCGCTGGACGCAATGACTGCATTGTGGACAAAATTCGGAGAAAAAATTGCCCCGCGTGTCGCCTTCGAAAGTGCTATCAAGCAGGAATGATGCTTGGAG GCAGAAAGCTGAAGCGTTTTGGGGCCTTGAAAGCCTTGGGTTTGGCCCCGTCCTTGATGTTCCAATCCCACTTGTCCATGTCCAATGACAATCAGGCCTTGACCACCATGTCTTGCATATCTGGCATCCACGAGATGCAGCTATCCCAACAAATCCTCAGCATCCTGGAAAACATCGAACCGGACATTGTGTTCTCCGGTTACGACAGCACCCAGGCCGACGTTCCTCATCTTCTGCTCAACAGTCTCAACCGGTTGTGCGAGAAACAGTTGCTGTGGATCGTCAAGTGGTCCAAGTCTCTGCCAG GGTTCCGTAATCTTCACATCACTGATCAGATGACTCTCATCCAGTACTCGTGGATGAACCTGATGGTGTTCTCGCTCGGCTGGCGCTCCTTTCAGAACGTCACCAGCGAATTTCTGTACTTCGCACCCGATCTGATTCTTAGTCA GGAACAAATGAGGAGGTCTCCGATTTACGACCTCTGCCTGGCGATACAGTTCATTCCTCAGGAGTTCGCCAATCTCCAAGTGACCCGGGAGGAATTTCTCTGCATGAAAGCCATAATATTACTCAACACAG TGCCTCTTGAAGGACTCAAAAGCCAGGCAGCATTTGAGGAGATGAGACAAAGCTACATCCGGGAGCTGACCAAGGCCATTCACATGAGAGAGAAGGGCATGGTGGCCAGCTCCCAGCGATTCTACCACCTCACCAAGCTCATGGACGCCATACACGAT ataGTGAAGAAGGTCAACCTGTACTGTCTGACTACCTTCATCCAGGCAGAAACCATGAAAGTTGAGTTTCCAGAGATGATGTCAGAGGTGATTGCCTCCCAGCTTCCCAAGGTCCTGGCAGGCATGGTGAGGCCCCTCTTGTTCCACACCAAGTGA